From the genome of Mycoplasma putrefaciens KS1, one region includes:
- a CDS encoding BspA family leucine-rich repeat surface protein, translating to MKKLLSILGVTGVVVGTGSFAIAYSINKSSSVKEQVKPEGLTYKTSPQELDLNKDFNLDLYAETEDSFESERILKLFLNDDFNKKKLDKLKLSEKDFIVNNQNSKKENPSKDVWTIELKGRKNVKNNKAKLNVINTEEYNKYKSELDLIFKLQRDAFGTFHSKHDVLKQLLVYAKDKDLLGLKTFVLANGEKEEETLKDSSNGQVSNLLKFRFFNKDIELKLHKVMKDKVETKYLHNDQGWKITQIGYKLSGNSIVLDIAKYKNITEVPKHLPLKVNSLEKAFHKVESRYITNLDKWNTSNITSLLSAFDSAKDFNQDISTWDTSNVTNMQSTFFEAKNFNKPLDRWKVHNVTSMDNMFSGAESFNQSLNSWKTSNVQDMNKMFWSAKKFDGDITKWDVKKVKTMSFMFAEAESFNKNISLWNVENVETMYGMFSGAKKFKHNLKKWNAKSVTNIQDFRGRRESGNYVDWFREDNIPTFNQEILKTFK from the coding sequence GTGAAAAAATTATTATCAATTTTAGGAGTGACTGGTGTAGTTGTTGGAACTGGTTCTTTTGCTATTGCTTATAGTATTAATAAATCAAGTAGTGTAAAAGAACAAGTTAAACCTGAAGGATTGACTTACAAAACTAGCCCACAAGAATTAGATCTTAATAAAGATTTTAATTTAGATCTTTACGCAGAAACTGAAGATAGTTTTGAATCTGAACGTATTTTAAAGTTATTTTTAAATGATGATTTTAATAAGAAAAAACTTGATAAATTAAAATTGAGTGAAAAAGATTTTATAGTAAATAATCAAAACTCTAAGAAGGAAAATCCATCAAAAGATGTTTGGACTATTGAACTTAAAGGCAGGAAAAATGTTAAAAACAATAAAGCCAAATTAAACGTTATAAATACTGAAGAATATAATAAGTATAAATCAGAACTTGACCTGATATTTAAATTACAAAGAGATGCATTTGGAACATTTCATAGTAAACACGATGTATTAAAACAATTACTAGTTTATGCAAAAGATAAAGACTTACTAGGTTTAAAGACATTTGTATTGGCCAATGGAGAAAAAGAGGAAGAAACTCTTAAGGACAGTTCTAATGGTCAAGTATCAAATTTATTAAAATTTAGGTTTTTTAACAAAGATATTGAATTGAAGTTACATAAAGTAATGAAAGATAAAGTTGAAACAAAATATCTTCATAATGATCAAGGTTGAAAAATAACACAAATTGGATATAAACTTAGTGGTAATTCTATTGTTTTAGACATAGCTAAATATAAAAATATAACTGAAGTTCCTAAACATTTACCACTAAAAGTTAACTCACTTGAAAAGGCCTTTCATAAGGTAGAATCACGTTATATTACTAATTTAGATAAATGAAACACTTCAAATATTACAAGTCTTCTATCAGCTTTTGATTCAGCAAAAGATTTTAATCAAGATATTTCAACTTGAGATACATCAAATGTAACTAATATGCAAAGCACTTTTTTTGAGGCTAAGAATTTTAATAAACCTTTAGATAGATGAAAAGTTCATAATGTTACTAGTATGGACAACATGTTTTCGGGTGCTGAATCTTTTAATCAAAGCTTAAACTCTTGGAAAACTTCAAATGTCCAAGATATGAATAAAATGTTTTGGTCTGCCAAAAAATTTGATGGAGATATCACAAAATGAGATGTCAAAAAAGTTAAAACTATGAGTTTTATGTTTGCTGAAGCAGAATCATTTAATAAAAACATTTCACTGTGAAATGTTGAAAATGTAGAAACTATGTATGGTATGTTTTCAGGTGCCAAAAAATTTAAACATAATTTAAAAAAATGAAATGCTAAAAGTGTTACAAATATTCAAGATTTTAGAGGGCGAAGAGAAAGTGGTAATTATGTTGATTGATTCAGAGAAGACAATATACCCACATTTAATCAAGAAATTTTAAAAACATTTAAATAG
- a CDS encoding ABC transporter permease: protein MTISLFSYVKFTFKNVIKKKSSIFFPVIVLVTSLIIGIILVSAIPNKYLELISFLYTILLIIITIIFSSIKALNLFKDLEVEGIEILSLSKPISRNSLVMGKLISFSFLNLIWSGVLFVCGLLFFYANNGFGQTLLKSLLLAFVSFCSFFIFGLLTSILSFKLAQKITIMIPLIIFIPLSLTGLVISTNVKTTLNQSALYLNRVYQDHHAGNELNAEAYFLNNQDQLFLIPNGSDNHSFDEQQTNYLQQVIKHTSTAAFNWQLYSWIAIPYQLINVFNFNNKNIFSSLDSNSENHLNNFVYYNDLDNFAYQYKLEQNTKQTKYLTESNKHSYIVPGLLKSHSIFSVASQDLLAELENYDLVYAINGVDDPTKDFETDRQDFAKINNLIGKVKWDYVKQVLKDQKFNDIAQQFVKKFITNHQQVIQQKNLDEIHQKLIKALEAELNNNQSQINQYVNDNLVLFSRVSLKDGLIKSFEEKLIYYAVSLMNYIYFNYQNNVIYQAMIKHPNKQVYGNYQYKLMINNKEYKLGGYSGYSAVVHEKLDNNASQNQEQLKAQIQKDLKTLNNSQLSELWEEYQKANSSRQQNKIGTLLLDLTKLKNLLNTFEGSDKQAASYISDIDGELRKKVVEFIKSEISKVEAEINKATESKRMFTQKLEELIKQENQSNKDKLINIQKNWNELEKRQSDKSKFATRYQTRPSKTNFLFQSSDDLYSITRDKKVVNNYLLFVIWLLIITIEFVVVFKLYQRKDYQ from the coding sequence ATGACAATTTCACTATTTAGTTATGTCAAATTTACTTTTAAAAACGTTATTAAAAAGAAAAGTTCAATTTTCTTTCCAGTGATTGTTTTAGTTACTTCACTAATCATAGGAATTATTTTAGTTAGTGCAATTCCTAATAAGTATCTTGAGTTAATTTCTTTTTTATACACTATTTTACTAATTATTATCACAATAATTTTTAGTTCAATTAAAGCCTTAAATCTTTTTAAAGATCTGGAAGTTGAAGGTATTGAAATATTAAGTTTATCTAAACCAATCTCAAGAAACTCTTTAGTGATGGGAAAGCTAATTTCATTTAGTTTTTTAAACTTAATTTGAAGTGGTGTGTTATTTGTTTGTGGTTTGTTATTTTTTTATGCTAACAATGGTTTTGGTCAAACACTTTTAAAAAGTTTGTTATTAGCATTTGTTAGTTTTTGTAGTTTTTTTATCTTTGGATTATTAACAAGTATTTTAAGCTTTAAATTAGCTCAAAAAATTACTATCATGATTCCTTTAATCATTTTTATTCCTTTAAGTTTAACTGGTTTAGTAATTTCAACTAATGTTAAAACAACTCTTAATCAGTCAGCTTTATATCTAAATCGAGTTTATCAAGATCATCATGCTGGTAATGAACTAAATGCTGAAGCCTACTTTTTAAATAACCAAGATCAGTTATTTTTAATTCCTAATGGTAGTGATAATCATAGTTTTGATGAACAACAAACTAACTATTTGCAACAAGTAATCAAACATACTAGTACTGCAGCATTTAACTGACAATTATATAGTTGGATTGCTATTCCTTATCAATTGATTAATGTTTTTAATTTTAATAATAAAAATATTTTTAGTTCTTTAGATTCTAATTCAGAAAATCATTTAAATAACTTTGTTTATTATAATGATTTAGATAATTTTGCTTATCAGTATAAATTAGAACAAAACACCAAACAAACTAAATATTTAACTGAATCAAATAAACATAGTTATATTGTTCCAGGATTATTAAAATCACATTCAATTTTTTCAGTTGCTAGTCAAGATTTACTAGCTGAATTAGAAAATTATGATTTAGTGTATGCCATTAATGGAGTTGATGACCCAACTAAAGATTTTGAAACTGATCGGCAAGACTTTGCAAAGATTAATAACTTAATTGGAAAAGTAAAATGAGATTATGTTAAACAAGTGTTAAAAGATCAGAAGTTTAATGATATAGCTCAACAATTTGTTAAGAAGTTTATTACTAATCATCAACAAGTTATTCAACAAAAAAACTTAGATGAAATTCATCAAAAGTTAATTAAAGCACTTGAAGCTGAGTTAAATAATAACCAAAGTCAAATTAATCAGTATGTTAATGATAATTTGGTGTTATTTAGTAGGGTATCTTTAAAAGATGGCTTAATTAAATCATTTGAAGAAAAACTAATTTATTATGCAGTTAGTTTAATGAATTATATTTATTTTAATTATCAGAATAATGTAATTTATCAGGCAATGATTAAACATCCTAATAAACAAGTATATGGTAATTATCAATATAAGTTAATGATTAACAATAAAGAGTATAAATTAGGTGGCTATAGTGGTTATTCAGCTGTAGTACATGAAAAATTAGATAATAATGCTAGTCAAAATCAAGAGCAGTTAAAAGCTCAAATTCAAAAGGATTTAAAAACTCTTAATAATAGTCAACTGTCTGAATTGTGAGAAGAATATCAAAAAGCTAATAGCAGTAGACAACAAAATAAAATTGGTACTTTATTATTAGATCTAACAAAACTAAAAAACCTTTTAAATACTTTTGAAGGTAGTGATAAGCAAGCTGCAAGCTATATTTCAGACATAGATGGTGAATTAAGAAAAAAAGTTGTTGAATTTATTAAAAGTGAAATTAGTAAAGTTGAAGCCGAGATAAATAAAGCAACCGAATCTAAAAGAATGTTTACTCAAAAATTAGAAGAATTAATTAAACAAGAAAATCAGTCTAACAAAGATAAATTAATAAATATTCAAAAAAACTGAAACGAATTAGAAAAAAGACAATCAGATAAATCTAAATTTGCAACTAGATATCAAACAAGACCAAGTAAAACTAATTTCTTATTCCAATCATCAGATGATTTATATTCAATAACTAGAGATAAAAAAGTTGTCAATAATTACTTATTATTTGTAATTTGATTATTGATAATAACTATCGAATTTGTAGTAGTATTTAAACTTTATCAAAGAAAGGATTACCAATAG
- a CDS encoding ABC transporter ATP-binding protein translates to MNKILEVINLTKIFEQSSRGIKNINMTIYDGDFHAFIGENGSGKTTTIKTIIGAFWDYQGQVLINNIDIKKPSARAILGYVPESAVFPKELTSYQYLINFARLWNLDLKQADLKIKSFLKMFNILDLIDEKPANFSSGQKKKILLIQALLNDPKLIILDEPASNLDPTARYELFNFLQKINQEQKITILICSHILSEIDKYVNSTTLLDHGKVVYSGKKIKHLEELFYEKVIAK, encoded by the coding sequence ATGAATAAAATTTTAGAAGTAATTAATTTAACTAAAATCTTTGAACAATCAAGTAGAGGTATTAAAAACATTAACATGACTATTTATGATGGTGATTTTCATGCTTTTATTGGTGAGAATGGTTCAGGTAAAACTACGACAATTAAAACGATTATTGGAGCTTTTTGAGATTATCAGGGTCAAGTATTAATTAATAATATTGATATTAAAAAACCATCAGCTAGAGCAATTCTTGGTTATGTGCCTGAAAGTGCAGTCTTTCCCAAAGAATTAACTTCTTATCAATATTTAATTAACTTTGCTAGGTTATGAAATCTTGATTTAAAACAAGCTGATTTAAAAATTAAAAGCTTTTTAAAAATGTTTAATATTTTAGATTTAATTGATGAAAAACCGGCTAACTTTTCATCAGGTCAAAAGAAAAAGATTTTATTAATTCAAGCACTTTTAAATGATCCTAAACTAATTATTTTAGATGAACCAGCTTCTAATTTAGATCCTACTGCAAGATATGAGTTATTTAACTTTTTACAAAAGATTAATCAAGAACAAAAAATTACCATCTTAATTTGCTCTCATATTCTTTCTGAAATTGATAAATATGTTAATTCAACTACTTTACTAGATCATGGAAAGGTAGTTTATTCAGGTAAAAAAATCAAACATTTAGAAGAGTTATTTTATGAAAAAGTGATTGCTAAGTAG
- a CDS encoding aromatic motif membrane protein: MKLDKKTVKKISLTFIVILLIVPVAAILGQFKFKTETLDLEIPTNHKVKIDKLSDQQQVSNKYLNQLVETTFKTNQLAKDQFLKSQDQTSSLFEQLKQITDQNKVNEFINKNWLFVLKHIDKFQLKFKDYWTLNEYVTNINQAHSSSFIDKINQLKNTDHHNINLKQNHFDFMHLGEESQHNHGPNYLFYLRLDKLAIRILISRDKNKTDFKFDKFIYFNQAQNNNFTILIAQVIHQIIHQDSRAIQTFEDEIVSNYGIATVNDLVLRKDDSDEK; encoded by the coding sequence ATGAAATTAGATAAAAAGACAGTTAAAAAAATCTCTTTAACTTTTATTGTAATTCTTTTGATTGTTCCAGTAGCTGCAATTCTTGGTCAATTTAAGTTTAAAACTGAAACATTAGATTTAGAAATTCCAACAAATCATAAAGTAAAGATTGATAAACTTTCTGATCAACAGCAAGTTTCAAATAAGTATTTAAACCAATTAGTAGAAACTACTTTTAAAACTAATCAACTAGCTAAAGATCAGTTTTTAAAATCTCAAGATCAAACTTCAAGTTTATTTGAGCAATTAAAACAAATTACTGATCAAAATAAAGTCAATGAGTTTATAAATAAAAACTGATTATTTGTCTTAAAACACATTGATAAATTTCAATTAAAATTCAAAGACTATTGAACTTTAAATGAATATGTTACAAATATTAATCAAGCTCATAGTTCAAGTTTTATAGACAAAATAAATCAATTGAAAAATACTGATCATCACAATATTAATCTAAAGCAAAATCACTTTGATTTTATGCATTTAGGTGAAGAATCTCAACATAACCACGGACCAAACTATTTATTTTATCTACGACTAGATAAATTAGCAATCAGAATTTTAATTAGTAGAGATAAAAACAAAACTGATTTTAAATTTGATAAATTTATTTATTTTAACCAAGCACAAAACAATAATTTCACTATCTTAATAGCTCAAGTAATTCATCAAATTATTCATCAAGATAGTAGAGCAATCCAAACTTTTGAAGATGAAATAGTCTCAAATTATGGAATTGCTACAGTTAATGATTTAGTGCTAAGAAAGGATGATAGTGATGAAAAATAA
- a CDS encoding BspA family leucine-rich repeat surface protein → MKKLLSILGVTGVVVGTGSFAIAYSINKSSSVKEQVKPEGLTYKTSPQELDLNKDFNLDLYIKEKSEHNPERILKYFLNDKFNEKVLKKFSLVESDFQVINHQSDSSQWSIQLKSKKYNGNSILKIVDDSKFEEYKKKLNTIFQFQRNAFGTFHTQQDVLDQISVYAKDDNILGLKTLKVFDESSANKRLVKSNSPGINTLVLKYFDQEIKFGLNKVLENAVETQYFGTKISQIGYKLSGNSIVLDIAKYKNITEVPKHLPLKVNSLEKAFHKVESRYITNLDKWNTSNITSLLSAFDGAKKFNQDISDWDTSNVTNMRSTFNDAESFDSPLDKWKVHNVKQMDGMFSGAKKFNKDLNSWITSNVNDMETMFWGAEKFDGDISKWDVRNVKSMSRMFAGAGSFNKNISRWNTGNVLNMYGMFGGAKKFRYSLSEWRVEKVTDVQDFRGRRESGTIVEFFTEETLPKFSEETKGKSELYK, encoded by the coding sequence GTGAAAAAATTATTATCAATTTTAGGAGTGACTGGTGTAGTTGTTGGAACTGGTTCTTTTGCTATTGCTTATAGTATTAATAAATCAAGTAGTGTAAAAGAACAAGTTAAACCTGAAGGATTGACTTACAAAACTAGCCCACAAGAATTAGATCTTAATAAAGATTTTAATTTAGATCTTTACATTAAAGAAAAAAGTGAACATAATCCTGAGCGTATTTTGAAGTATTTCCTAAATGATAAATTTAATGAAAAGGTATTGAAAAAATTTTCATTAGTTGAAAGTGACTTTCAAGTGATTAATCATCAAAGTGATAGCTCTCAATGAAGTATACAACTAAAAAGCAAAAAATATAACGGAAACTCAATATTGAAAATTGTGGATGACTCAAAATTTGAGGAATATAAGAAAAAACTTAATACTATCTTTCAATTTCAAAGAAATGCTTTTGGTACATTTCACACTCAACAAGATGTTTTAGATCAGATATCTGTTTATGCGAAAGATGATAATATTTTAGGGCTAAAAACACTAAAAGTATTTGATGAAAGTAGTGCAAATAAGAGATTGGTTAAAAGTAATTCCCCAGGAATTAATACATTAGTTCTAAAATATTTTGATCAAGAAATTAAATTCGGTTTAAACAAGGTTTTAGAAAATGCAGTTGAAACACAGTACTTTGGTACTAAAATAAGTCAAATTGGATATAAACTTAGTGGTAATTCTATTGTTTTAGACATAGCTAAATATAAAAATATAACTGAAGTTCCTAAACATTTACCACTAAAAGTTAACTCACTTGAAAAGGCCTTTCATAAGGTAGAATCACGTTATATTACTAATTTAGATAAATGAAACACTTCAAATATTACAAGTCTTCTATCAGCTTTTGATGGAGCTAAAAAATTTAATCAAGATATTTCTGACTGAGATACATCAAACGTAACTAATATGAGAAGTACATTTAATGATGCTGAATCATTTGATAGTCCATTAGACAAGTGAAAAGTTCATAATGTTAAGCAAATGGACGGTATGTTTTCTGGTGCTAAAAAGTTTAATAAGGACTTAAACTCTTGAATTACATCAAACGTTAATGACATGGAAACTATGTTTTGAGGGGCCGAAAAGTTTGATGGTGATATTTCAAAATGAGATGTTAGAAACGTTAAATCTATGAGTAGAATGTTTGCTGGCGCAGGAAGCTTTAATAAAAATATTTCTAGATGAAACACAGGTAACGTTTTGAACATGTACGGTATGTTTGGTGGTGCTAAGAAATTCAGATATAGTTTATCTGAATGAAGAGTTGAAAAAGTAACAGATGTTCAAGATTTTAGAGGGCGAAGAGAAAGCGGTACTATTGTTGAATTCTTTACAGAAGAGACTCTACCTAAATTCAGTGAAGAAACAAAAGGAAAAAGTGAATTATATAAATAA
- a CDS encoding aromatic motif membrane protein has product MKKWLLSSLLLLIPLSSVSCQLNNNHQQNQPVINKNFYQYPAIQKLLTELFNNNQVLKNQYLNQQENYSDHKIANLEYLLTLLPIFNPRDIRNNVSNFYIINQKAKEVLTQLLNHDWYWFLKNLNQFEFNFNPYHDRYIGSELEKTLFELFTNQNLSKQLKQQFQVDSLLISLKSQIFSQIIEVDIKSHNKLLAQDQYQYKKALYLIYDQNKAIKLLKYKSAGIVKYQVFTDLFVFKNTNNLKEQITELENKIYQNRAKEISEEFAEIEPSYQKIVEEFKDEFLGDDSVSQINNHLRSKIRKPNSDKVKKDLEELNNAINQTFEKLDKLVQDKDGINKQDFNNWKEKTFVNKLLQNQYQKYFNSLKEELDDNYDSFVEKWSKKADELWNKLEEKLPEIDLNKKLKLSQKFSDEKCYSFLEANQYNDFLARTLDQINKVDSLKNIKSDQAGIIKILKNYKILRYSWRSIKWN; this is encoded by the coding sequence ATGAAAAAGTGATTGCTAAGTAGTTTATTATTACTTATTCCATTATCTAGTGTTAGTTGTCAGCTAAATAATAATCATCAACAAAATCAACCTGTTATTAACAAAAACTTTTATCAATATCCTGCTATTCAAAAATTACTAACTGAGCTTTTTAATAATAATCAAGTTTTAAAAAATCAGTATCTAAACCAACAAGAAAATTATTCAGATCACAAAATTGCTAATCTTGAATATCTTTTAACATTATTACCAATCTTTAATCCTAGAGACATCAGAAATAATGTAAGTAATTTTTATATTATCAATCAAAAAGCAAAAGAAGTTTTAACTCAGTTATTAAATCATGATTGGTATTGATTTTTAAAAAATCTTAACCAGTTTGAATTTAACTTTAATCCTTATCATGATCGATATATTGGATCTGAATTAGAAAAGACTTTATTTGAATTATTTACTAACCAAAATCTTTCAAAACAACTTAAACAACAATTTCAAGTTGATTCTTTACTAATTAGTCTTAAATCTCAAATTTTTAGTCAAATAATCGAAGTTGATATTAAAAGTCACAATAAGCTATTAGCTCAAGATCAGTATCAATATAAAAAAGCTTTATATCTAATTTATGATCAAAATAAAGCAATTAAATTATTAAAATATAAATCAGCTGGAATTGTCAAATATCAAGTGTTTACTGATCTATTTGTTTTTAAAAATACAAATAATTTAAAAGAACAAATAACTGAATTAGAAAATAAAATTTATCAAAATAGAGCTAAAGAGATCAGTGAAGAATTTGCAGAAATTGAGCCTTCTTATCAAAAGATTGTTGAAGAATTTAAAGACGAATTTTTAGGTGATGATTCTGTTAGTCAAATTAATAATCATCTTAGAAGCAAAATTAGAAAACCTAACTCAGATAAAGTCAAAAAAGATTTAGAAGAGTTAAACAATGCAATTAATCAGACATTTGAAAAATTAGATAAATTAGTTCAAGATAAGGATGGTATAAATAAACAAGATTTTAATAACTGAAAAGAAAAAACATTTGTAAATAAATTATTACAAAATCAATATCAAAAGTATTTTAATTCATTAAAAGAAGAACTTGATGACAACTATGATAGTTTTGTTGAAAAATGATCAAAAAAAGCTGATGAACTTTGAAATAAGTTAGAAGAAAAATTACCTGAAATAGATTTAAATAAAAAATTAAAACTATCTCAAAAATTTAGTGATGAAAAATGTTATAGCTTTTTAGAAGCTAACCAATACAATGACTTTTTAGCAAGAACACTTGACCAAATAAATAAAGTTGACAGTTTAAAAAATATCAAAAGTGATCAAGCAGGAATTATCAAAATACTTAAAAACTATAAAATCCTTAGATATAGCTGGAGGTCAATCAAATGAAATTAG